In one window of Pseudobdellovibrionaceae bacterium DNA:
- a CDS encoding M13 family metallopeptidase, with product MSKLALLSSVIVFVATLLSCNHPQRQINAANAETPDASTGQQALLTQNLVIPERRDFPVNVKLDPCNDFYEYACSGALADFSLPDDKSAYTFAFNDSHERVKRKKMAFIDSVANKKVSPRLAQVRDVYQSCLNEKRQVTDEQEWVAQVKADLAQINSHEELAQYIVQRWNAGSPSFLGLGDIPNQKNSLKNDAYFDVDVMQLNHRKLYEKEDVKQAYTELVSAFLITIGETQQISARAKKVVDLEQAFSQVYPTPEEFRALINEDRYVSRESLVAKYPAFHLDQVFAPLSASVPLRDLSPEATAYLHEQFVKGDLQTLKDLVAVQSLYSTLDDAYPEFYDQKFQFSHKYLGGPAVRKPRDQRCADYTFRKFAKEIDADMVQEMFPDFSKEKFVALLEKVRKEMIHRIKSNEWLSDAGRKGALKKMERLGYQVVTPNTEAEWDFLPVKTYDNASFLNNVVIFNKMMIEKTYDDLSKDRNKDVWGMGPLTVNAYYSAMDNKFVMPIGILQYPFYDQNLPEHVNMGAVGVVVGHEIGHAIDDKGAQYDGDGALNNWMTEEDLKHFKEMGQKLGVYYAAEEHNPELTMGENIGDLSGLTFAYDAAFGKKAATQKQKQEFFLQYARAWCQSIRPKFREQMLRNDYHSQQPQRVNLPIKHLTGFYEAYQCKAGDNMYVAPKDRVQIW from the coding sequence ATGAGTAAATTGGCACTTTTATCATCGGTAATTGTTTTTGTGGCGACCCTTTTGAGCTGCAATCACCCCCAACGACAGATTAATGCGGCCAATGCCGAAACTCCAGATGCATCCACTGGACAGCAGGCCCTGCTGACTCAAAATCTAGTGATCCCTGAACGGCGGGACTTCCCGGTTAATGTCAAATTAGACCCCTGCAATGATTTTTATGAATACGCCTGTTCAGGTGCACTGGCCGACTTCTCGCTGCCCGATGATAAAAGCGCCTACACATTTGCATTCAATGACTCGCATGAGCGGGTCAAACGAAAAAAGATGGCGTTCATAGACAGTGTTGCCAATAAAAAAGTGTCTCCCCGCTTGGCCCAAGTGCGAGATGTTTATCAATCCTGTCTAAACGAAAAACGACAGGTCACTGACGAGCAAGAGTGGGTGGCCCAAGTCAAAGCTGACCTTGCCCAGATCAATAGCCACGAAGAACTAGCACAATACATTGTACAGAGATGGAACGCTGGATCCCCCAGCTTTCTGGGTCTTGGTGATATTCCCAACCAAAAGAACAGCTTAAAAAATGACGCTTATTTTGATGTGGATGTCATGCAGTTGAATCACCGAAAACTCTATGAAAAAGAAGACGTGAAACAAGCCTATACGGAACTTGTCTCTGCCTTTCTCATTACCATTGGTGAAACTCAGCAAATATCTGCGCGGGCGAAAAAGGTTGTGGACCTGGAACAGGCTTTCTCCCAAGTGTATCCCACGCCAGAAGAGTTTCGTGCGCTGATTAACGAAGATCGCTATGTGTCTCGGGAATCTCTGGTTGCTAAGTATCCGGCATTTCACCTCGACCAGGTATTTGCTCCGCTATCGGCATCTGTGCCCCTTCGGGATCTTTCGCCGGAAGCCACAGCTTATCTTCACGAGCAGTTTGTCAAAGGCGATTTGCAGACGCTGAAGGATCTGGTCGCGGTTCAGTCACTTTATTCTACACTCGACGATGCCTACCCTGAGTTTTATGATCAGAAATTCCAATTCAGTCACAAGTATTTAGGTGGCCCCGCCGTGCGAAAACCTCGCGATCAACGGTGTGCCGACTATACCTTTAGAAAGTTTGCCAAAGAAATTGACGCCGACATGGTTCAAGAGATGTTTCCAGATTTTTCGAAGGAAAAATTTGTGGCTCTATTAGAAAAAGTACGAAAAGAGATGATCCACCGGATTAAATCAAATGAATGGTTAAGTGATGCCGGCAGAAAAGGAGCCTTAAAAAAAATGGAGCGCCTCGGGTATCAAGTGGTTACGCCCAATACTGAGGCGGAATGGGATTTTCTCCCGGTTAAGACCTATGACAACGCTTCGTTTTTAAACAACGTGGTGATCTTCAACAAGATGATGATTGAAAAGACCTACGACGACCTCAGCAAAGACCGCAACAAAGATGTTTGGGGAATGGGACCGTTGACGGTGAACGCCTATTACTCGGCCATGGATAACAAGTTTGTGATGCCCATTGGGATACTCCAATACCCGTTCTATGATCAAAATCTGCCTGAACATGTGAACATGGGAGCTGTGGGTGTTGTGGTTGGACACGAGATTGGTCATGCCATTGATGACAAAGGAGCTCAATATGATGGGGACGGTGCTCTGAATAACTGGATGACCGAAGAGGACCTCAAGCACTTTAAAGAAATGGGGCAAAAACTTGGCGTGTACTATGCGGCTGAGGAACACAATCCCGAATTGACAATGGGTGAGAATATTGGCGACCTGAGTGGACTGACCTTTGCCTACGATGCTGCCTTTGGCAAAAAGGCGGCCACTCAAAAACAAAAACAAGAATTTTTTCTTCAATACGCACGGGCCTGGTGCCAAAGCATTCGGCCGAAGTTTAGAGAGCAAATGCTGAGAAATGACTACCACTCACAACAACCACAGCGGGTGAATTTGCCCATAAAACACCTCACTGGATTTTATGAAGCCTATCAGTGCAAGGCCGGCGACAATATGTATGTGGCCCCCAAAGATCGAGTGCAAATTTGGTAA
- a CDS encoding cupin domain-containing protein — protein sequence MLVRRWQAPRVPDIQQIKILFEAEGLEPFNEEYPKGATVTDHRHPFDEVRMVASGELVMNVAGNKLLLRPGDRITIPSNTKHSMETQGDELCVCVCANKVY from the coding sequence ATGCTTGTGCGACGATGGCAGGCGCCACGAGTTCCTGATATTCAACAGATTAAGATTCTTTTTGAGGCCGAAGGTCTAGAGCCCTTCAACGAAGAGTATCCCAAAGGGGCGACCGTTACAGATCACAGACATCCCTTTGATGAAGTACGAATGGTCGCAAGTGGCGAACTGGTCATGAATGTGGCCGGCAATAAGCTGCTGCTGCGACCGGGTGACCGCATTACCATCCCTTCAAACACAAAACATTCTATGGAGACGCAAGGGGATGAGTTATGCGTGTGTGTCTGTGCCAACAAGGTGTATTAA
- a CDS encoding replication-associated recombination protein A, giving the protein MDLFEQAQNQYEDSTQPLAEQLRPKDFEDFVGQAHALGPGTALRKNIETGWIQNLILWGPPGSGKTTFAHLLAEKIDSEFVTVNAVDTGAKKLRELGQQARDRRLQFRRKTMLFIDEIHRLNKAQQDVLLPFAEKGDFVLVGATTENPSYELNSALLSRCRLVVFRPHTREDLARLMKRAAERLSVPLDELLTSEAQEDLCERASGDARRLINWFEQIASVAQLKAEGINWPVGRDQLSQVIETAGISYDKNSDEHYNCVSAFIKSVRGSDPDAALYYLARMLRGGEDPVFIARRLVILASEDIGNADPRAITVAVSGLQAVELIGMPEARISLAQVTTYLSSAPKSNRAYVGLEKAFKVVDKTGALPIPLALRSSRTQAMRDLGYGKDYVYTHDAPKGWARQQYLPESVKAEKFYEPVDRGFEKTILQYLAWLRE; this is encoded by the coding sequence ATGGATCTTTTTGAGCAGGCGCAGAACCAATACGAAGACTCAACCCAGCCGCTGGCTGAGCAGTTGAGGCCAAAAGATTTTGAAGACTTTGTGGGTCAAGCTCATGCACTTGGACCAGGTACAGCGCTTAGAAAAAATATCGAAACAGGGTGGATCCAAAACTTAATTTTGTGGGGCCCCCCGGGGAGTGGAAAGACCACTTTTGCTCACCTTCTGGCCGAAAAAATAGACAGTGAGTTTGTCACTGTGAATGCCGTCGATACGGGGGCTAAAAAATTGCGCGAGTTGGGACAACAAGCTCGAGATCGTCGCTTACAGTTTCGGCGAAAAACCATGCTATTCATCGATGAAATCCACCGCCTTAACAAAGCTCAACAAGATGTGCTTCTGCCGTTTGCTGAAAAAGGTGATTTTGTTTTGGTGGGTGCAACCACTGAAAACCCCAGCTACGAACTTAACTCTGCTCTGTTAAGTCGTTGCCGCTTGGTGGTGTTTCGGCCCCATACAAGAGAAGATTTGGCTCGATTAATGAAACGAGCGGCCGAAAGGCTGTCGGTCCCCTTGGACGAGCTATTGACCTCAGAAGCCCAAGAAGATTTGTGCGAGCGTGCTTCAGGAGATGCGCGCCGATTGATTAATTGGTTTGAGCAGATTGCCAGTGTGGCTCAGTTGAAGGCAGAGGGCATCAATTGGCCCGTGGGGCGTGATCAGCTCAGTCAGGTCATTGAGACCGCCGGTATCAGCTACGATAAAAACAGCGATGAACATTACAATTGCGTTTCGGCATTTATCAAAAGTGTTCGCGGCAGTGATCCTGATGCGGCCTTGTATTACTTGGCACGAATGCTAAGGGGAGGGGAGGACCCCGTTTTCATTGCTCGGCGCCTAGTGATTTTAGCTTCAGAAGATATTGGTAATGCTGATCCTCGCGCTATTACCGTAGCCGTGTCTGGACTTCAGGCTGTGGAGCTTATTGGTATGCCCGAGGCGAGAATCAGTTTGGCGCAAGTCACGACCTATCTATCGAGCGCCCCCAAATCAAACCGCGCCTACGTCGGATTAGAAAAAGCATTTAAAGTAGTGGACAAAACAGGAGCCCTGCCGATTCCCTTGGCGTTAAGGTCCTCGCGCACACAAGCCATGCGTGATCTCGGCTACGGCAAAGACTACGTCTACACCCACGATGCTCCAAAGGGTTGGGCTAGACAGCAGTACCTCCCTGAGAGTGTGAAAGCTGAGAAGTTTTACGAACCCGTGGACCGGGGTTTTGAAAAGACGATTCTGCAATATTTGGCCTGGCTTCGCGAGTAG
- a CDS encoding helix-turn-helix transcriptional regulator, translating to MDDSQNTQKTQPKQPMEVHGVNFVTRLQQLDGDFYHLKRWHLWQQDTLVTEVFAMGWKLFIIDPRTCPVSLQTDHLLRPAGNELFALFLPAKEVVCWQISASYIYWEAYTSNTPLRVNLPGAVMFPWDRTSAFSTAAEVAEHLIQLKYYTPVSRRAETCSVAQRTKDYLDAHYTNDLSMRTIANTLNVPYSTMTHYFRRSFGLSPSEYRQHLRITAAGGLIVSHEKSATESCFATGHGDYSAFKQGFKKVFGVSPRHFSKVADSTDTCHPPWRKEMETW from the coding sequence ATGGATGATTCACAAAATACTCAGAAAACTCAACCGAAACAACCTATGGAAGTCCATGGCGTTAATTTTGTCACTCGGTTGCAACAGCTCGACGGCGACTTCTACCATTTGAAAAGATGGCATCTTTGGCAACAAGACACTTTGGTCACAGAAGTGTTCGCAATGGGATGGAAACTTTTTATCATTGATCCGCGAACGTGTCCGGTGAGTCTTCAGACTGATCACCTTTTGCGCCCTGCCGGGAACGAGCTTTTTGCGCTGTTTTTGCCGGCCAAAGAGGTGGTCTGCTGGCAAATTTCTGCTAGCTACATTTACTGGGAAGCCTATACTTCCAATACACCCCTTAGAGTGAATCTTCCCGGAGCCGTCATGTTTCCATGGGATCGAACCTCGGCGTTTTCTACCGCAGCGGAAGTGGCCGAACACCTGATACAGCTCAAATACTATACTCCCGTGAGCCGGAGAGCTGAAACTTGTTCCGTGGCCCAGCGGACAAAAGATTATCTGGATGCCCACTATACCAACGATCTCTCGATGCGAACCATTGCAAACACGCTGAATGTTCCCTACTCGACTATGACCCACTATTTTCGACGCTCTTTTGGGTTGTCGCCTAGCGAGTATCGCCAACACCTTCGAATTACGGCGGCCGGTGGTCTGATCGTATCACATGAGAAATCCGCTACTGAGTCTTGTTTTGCCACGGGACATGGCGACTATTCGGCATTCAAACAAGGATTTAAGAAAGTGTTTGGGGTGTCACCAAGACACTTCTCAAAAGTTGCCGACTCAACCGATACCTGCCACCCCCCGTGGCGCAAAGAAATGGAGACTTGGTGA
- a CDS encoding acyltransferase, with product MRKIYFAPVATFFSIIYGCLGLSLVVFFLLDSKFQIWQTSEVLTIAGFFCTSFALIIGAYRLYFTINDVPTGEIQPGTRNERVAMIYQLFIMLIIRPFLQNMLIPVPMTRLIYKALGSSVGHATYFPGRIGDPLHFSIGDGCIVGDDSLIISHAIEGDRLAFYPVKIGNHVTIGTKAIIMAGVTISDGALVAAGAVVPKNTHIGANEVWAGTPARRVGSTKPMAA from the coding sequence GTGAGAAAAATTTATTTTGCACCTGTTGCCACATTTTTTTCGATTATATATGGATGTCTGGGACTTTCGCTGGTTGTTTTTTTCTTATTAGATTCAAAGTTTCAAATATGGCAAACGTCTGAAGTTCTCACCATTGCAGGGTTTTTCTGCACTTCTTTCGCCCTGATTATTGGAGCCTACCGTTTGTATTTCACAATAAATGATGTGCCCACCGGTGAAATTCAACCCGGCACTCGCAACGAGCGGGTTGCAATGATCTATCAACTTTTTATTATGTTAATAATACGCCCGTTTCTACAAAACATGTTGATACCTGTCCCCATGACCCGACTTATTTATAAGGCTCTTGGCAGCTCCGTGGGGCATGCCACCTACTTTCCGGGCCGAATCGGGGATCCTCTGCATTTTTCCATTGGCGATGGATGTATTGTTGGCGATGACAGTCTCATTATTAGTCATGCCATTGAGGGTGACCGTCTCGCATTTTACCCAGTAAAAATCGGGAATCATGTAACCATCGGCACGAAAGCCATCATCATGGCTGGAGTCACTATCAGCGATGGCGCCCTTGTGGCCGCTGGCGCCGTAGTCCCCAAAAACACCCACATTGGCGCCAATGAAGTGTGGGCCGGAACCCCGGCCCGGCGTGTGGGCTCGACAAAACCTATGGCTGCCTGA